Proteins from one Candidatus Desulfovibrio trichonymphae genomic window:
- a CDS encoding phosphatidate cytidylyltransferase, protein MSLDPADRIVDIRRLATGLALLATLALVLAFRGCVLLCAVLFVCALCLWEFYSLFWGAKGRLQSRICAIALGSAMIVLTWMHRPQDALVCLGAGFVLAAMSFLFRWDVVEEEGSFASSGIFMVGLAYVPLLLLPATYLSNVKLIFVLAAVAVSDTAAWFVGTHFGHHKLWPRVSPQKSSEGAIGSLIACVVFCAVYGAIFGKLGWISFALLGVVLNAFAQLGDLFESALKRSVHVKDSGSILPGHGGMLDRTDSFLFAMPTVAVVDQWFFFF, encoded by the coding sequence ATGAGCCTGGACCCGGCTGACAGAATTGTTGACATACGCCGCCTGGCAACAGGTCTTGCACTGCTTGCCACACTTGCGCTTGTGCTCGCTTTCAGAGGATGTGTGCTGCTTTGTGCGGTTCTGTTCGTTTGCGCTCTGTGCCTCTGGGAATTCTACTCGCTTTTCTGGGGCGCCAAAGGGCGCCTGCAAAGCCGTATCTGCGCCATTGCTCTCGGTAGCGCCATGATTGTCCTGACATGGATGCACCGCCCGCAAGACGCGCTCGTCTGTCTGGGCGCCGGCTTTGTGCTCGCGGCCATGAGTTTTCTGTTTCGCTGGGACGTCGTTGAAGAAGAAGGCTCCTTCGCTTCCAGCGGCATCTTCATGGTTGGTCTGGCCTATGTGCCCCTGCTGCTTTTGCCAGCGACGTATCTTTCCAACGTCAAACTCATTTTTGTTCTGGCCGCCGTGGCCGTGTCGGACACAGCCGCGTGGTTTGTGGGCACGCATTTTGGTCATCATAAGCTTTGGCCCCGTGTGAGTCCCCAAAAAAGCTCTGAAGGCGCAATAGGCAGCCTGATTGCCTGCGTTGTGTTTTGTGCCGTTTACGGCGCCATTTTCGGCAAGCTCGGCTGGATTTCCTTCGCGCTGCTGGGCGTTGTGCTCAATGCTTTTGCCCAATTGGGCGATCTTTTTGAATCAGCACTCAAACGCTCCGTCCATGTCAAGGACTCAGGCTCTATTCTGCCAGGGCACGGCGGCATGCTGGACCGTACGGACAGTTTTTTGTTCGCCATGCCCACGGTGGCGGTTGTGGACCAGTGGTTTTTCTTTTTTTAG